GTGATTTCGTCCAGCTTCCGGCGGATCTCGTCGACCGGCCGGAGCGCGCGGCCGGCCGACGTCCACACGCCGTAGGCGACGAGGCCGGTGAGGAACGGGACCGCGAAGATGAACAGGGCCGCCACGGCCGGGCGGGGCAGCGGTCCCGGCACGGGCGCCAGCGCGTAGACGAACACCGCGTCCCGCTCGAGCCCGACCCGGAACTCGACGATGAGGAAGCAGTCGCCGCCGGGCGCGTCGACGTCGCAGCTGCGGCCGTCACGGCGGTCGTCCGTCGCCGGCGGCGGGGGGAACCGGACGGCGTCCCGGCCCCGCATCGGCGGGGTGGCGGCCAGCACGTTCCCGTTCACGTCCACCACCTGCTGGAGCGAGCCCTCGGGGGCGAGGGCCTCCTCCGGCAACCGCCCGGCGTTGAGGGCCGTCGCGGTGCGCCGGCCCTCGCGCGCCAGCTCCCGCACGGTGTCGCTGGTCACCTGCTGCCTGACCATGATCAGCAATGTCGTGCACAGCGCCGCCGACAGGACCAGGGCGATCAGCGCCGCCGTCGCGGTCACCCGGATCCGTATCTCGCTGTGACGCAGCGCGATGCTCCGGATCCGGCCGCTCAGGCCCGCCGTCCGGGGCCGGGCAGCAATGACGACCTCCCGGGAACGCATTTGCAGGTACCCGTCTTGTTACCTGAACGGGGCAAACGCGACCGTGGGCTGCGGGTAAAGGATCGTCCATGCCCGGCCCCTCGCGGGCGGATCAGCCGGGAGTCGGGGCGGCGGCCCGGTCGGCGCCGGGGGTCTCGTCGCCCTCGCCCGCGGGCGCCGCGGCGGCGCGGTCGGCCAGGTGCCGCCGGACCGAGTGGGCCAGCGCCGCCGCCCACAGGGCGTAGATCGCGGCGTAGAAGATCCACCGCACGCCCGCGGGGGCGTCGATCCAGTCGCTGCGCAGCAGCGTGCGGGTGTTGGTGAGGATGATGATCCCGCCGACCGCGCTGCCCAGGACGCGCGGGGGGATGTGCCGGACCAGCCACGCGGCGATCGGGGCCGCGATCACGCCGCCGGCCAGCAGCGCGGCCACCCAGGTGAAGTCGATGCCCTCCGAGCCGATGCCGATCAGGAAGCCGACGCTGGCGGCGACCGAGATCAGGAACTCGCTGGTGTCGATGGAGCCGATGGTCTTGCGGGGCTCCAGCCGGCCGCTGGCCAGCAGCGCGGGGGTGCCGACGGGTCCCCACCCGCCGCCTCCCGTGGAGTCGACGAACCCGGCGACCAGGCCGAGCGGGCCGAGGAACCGCTTGCGCAGCGGCCTGCCGAGCCGGTCGGTGCGCAGCCCGCGGAGCGTGAAGCGGACCAGGATGTAGACCCCGAGCGCCAGCAGGATGATCGACATCAGCGGCGCCGCGGTCTCGGTGGACAGCCCGGACAGGAACGTGGCGCCCGCGAACGCCCCGATGGCGCCGGGGATGCCGATCTTGGCGATGACCGGCCAGTCGACGTTGCCGAACCGCCAGTGCGACGCGCCGGACGCCAGCGTGGTCCCGATCTCGGCGAGGTGGACGGTGGCCGACGCGGCGGCCGGGTTGGTGCCGATGGCGAGCAGCAGCGTCGTCGAGGTGACGCCGTAGGCCATGCCAAGGCTGCCGTCGACGAGCTGGGCGCCCAGGCCGACCAGGGCGAGCAGGACGAGTTTTCGCACGGGTTCACCTCGGGAGGTGCGGGAGGAGGATATTTCCTACCAACTAAGTTCAGATACATGTTCAGTAGACAATG
The sequence above is drawn from the Actinomadura hallensis genome and encodes:
- a CDS encoding sulfite exporter TauE/SafE family protein encodes the protein MRKLVLLALVGLGAQLVDGSLGMAYGVTSTTLLLAIGTNPAAASATVHLAEIGTTLASGASHWRFGNVDWPVIAKIGIPGAIGAFAGATFLSGLSTETAAPLMSIILLALGVYILVRFTLRGLRTDRLGRPLRKRFLGPLGLVAGFVDSTGGGGWGPVGTPALLASGRLEPRKTIGSIDTSEFLISVAASVGFLIGIGSEGIDFTWVAALLAGGVIAAPIAAWLVRHIPPRVLGSAVGGIIILTNTRTLLRSDWIDAPAGVRWIFYAAIYALWAAALAHSVRRHLADRAAAAPAGEGDETPGADRAAAPTPG